TGAAGTATATAATACATagtcatcttcttttttaaatttgaagtacATATGACTTAAAGATCTTGATTATCTAGTATCTTTCATTATATAGAGTTTATACTGGAGTCCCAAGAATAACAGGAGAAATATTTTGAACCAATTAGTCATTTCAAAGGAAATACAAACCCTCTCATTTTTATTTGCTATTCATTCCACTTTAGTACAAAATATTTTTCGCAGAAACCTCTCTGAGGTATAATagaacaaatttaaatattttcaaatgttccaccttatatttttgtaattcttTTATTTCTATTGATTCTAAAAATAATACACTTAAATTGATCACAGTTATTTTGTATTCATGATTAATTGTTATGCGCATGATTTATCTTAGCTCCtgtattttgacaaaatattctACGGTATTCTTTGTTTCCCCTTATTGTCTCAAATCTTTGTCGAAAGATTCGTCCATATTCATTATTTGTCTGCTCGTCATCTTGTGGATAATCACAATCTGGTTCCCAAATATCGAAGTCCTTTACCCTTGAATCATGTGATATAGTTGACAAACTTATGGTTTCCAGATAGTCAAATTCTTGATCAGCAGACTGCATTTTTTCTGCTACCTTAATGGCTTTTTCAGCCCTCGCATCTTCTTTTGCTTTTGAAAAAGACCATAGACGTACTCTTGATATTAGATGTAAAAAGGTGCCCCATCTGTGGATGAGCATTCCAATAAACTGCAACAATATAACTAATGCAAACACTACTAAGAAAGTGACTGAGAAAGGTTCGTATTCGTTCAATATGTAAAAACTCTTCAATTGATCTTCGTTGTTTTGAAGTTGGAATATAGCCGTTGCAAACAGGAAATTCACCAAAAGAATTCCAAATGCTACATTATTTCTGAGATATTTTAGTTCTTTttgaatttccttttttttctgtttgtcttcaTTAATTGGGCTAAGATACTCGTGAAGGAGTTCTTGCCAAAATTCAATTTCATCTTCCTTTATAATTCCCTTTTCCTTTAGTCCAAAGTATTCTTTCGACTGCCAAGCATCTGGATTTTGTCTTACTTCTTGACTTCTTGTTTCTTTACGTGGTACAGATGTTGCTCCCATAGGTGGTAGATTACTCGATGACGTTTTATTATCATCGGTTTGCTGCTCGAATTTAGCTCCCAATAACTGCTGGATAAACCCTCTTACTTCTTTCATTAATGCCAAAACGCCTAAATTCTGCAAGCATCTGATTAGTATTGGAGTCCTTGAATTAGTAGAATTTCCCGGCTCCGTTTCATCAATAATATCCTCTTCCGTTTTCTTTTCGCGGGTACCCCATGACACAATATGAATATTACATATGTAATACACGGTTAGGATAATAAAAGTGGATGGAACCATGAGATAATATAGCAAACCATGAACCAGACACATCAACTCCTTTGGATGAGCTATACCTGCAAATACGAAGATGAAGAGTATTTCTACGACAAAAATTAAGTTTGGACTGTATGACTGTTCTGTTGCGAGATTCACAAATAACCCTACCGTGACAATAACCATTACTAAGGTGTACACTGTTGAAAGTAGCCCTGCTCCTAAAATCTGCCTGTCATTGCTACATTTTATGCATATAAAAGCATACACAACCACTGGTATGACAGCAACGACAAATGACTCAAACATTGTTATTTTTAGTACAGCATTGAAAGATCCGGTAATCATTAATGTAACTGTTCCTATACCAAGTAAACTTGAAGAAAGAAGTATGAACTGGTATAAAACAAACAACGTGCTTATGTTATCATTTACTTTCGTTGTTACCCTCCACGACGAAAGCAAGTCAATAATATTTGCAAGTGTTGAAGGTGCCCAGCGTCGCCTCTGCACGAAAAACTCTTGAAATGTTTGTGGTGCAAACGTCTTGGCGTCAGCACTAGCAGCGTAATCTATCTTCCAACCCTGCTGTAGCATCAATGTACATAACCAGCGGTCTTCCCCTGTAAGATAAGGTTAACATATGAAAAAAGcaaatgaaaaataatgtcaGCAAGGATCCCTCTTGCATATGCTTGTGTAATGCACAGAAACAATTTATTGATaccgatgaaaaaaaaaaaccacatatatttttgttcatggaGAATcagtttttacaaattttgacacAAGGAAATTATTATCACGGATGTTTtctttgtaaatcttttttttaaactaaattcaAGAAAATACATATTTAGCAGccatttaaaaatgttattttacgGGGAGGGTATTTATACGAAAATGTCAGTTTTGGTCAAAATATAAgcacaacattttttttgtttctaaaaaattgtgatttgttaaaaaaaaaagttgggtAATACACCAATTTGACATCCGGGTTCAATTTAAAATAGCATGACTtcatatatgtaagactcagatcgacgtgcgatctctaatcgacgtccgttcctcaaatcgacgtcgcAATATGACGTCACAATGAAATGACATATCGAATCGACGGCCAATTTTACGCCtttctaatcgacgtccaatttttTGGCTTCTCTAATAGACGTCCAATTTTTAGCTTCTCTTTTTAACGTCCGTTTTGGACACATACATACAACATTAAACTGAACCGATAGCAAATCTGAAACCTTTAGACCTTGCACATGTTTAAACATATTATGTGTCACTGTGACAATTAAGATCTATAATAAAATGTGTGTTCTTTTAAATTCactacaaacaaaacaaaaccggttgtgatatcaattttaaataaattttagagataacataaaaataaggagatatggtattaTTTCGAATAGGTTAACTGAATGTGAATTtgagcaattataggcaaccgttcggctttcaacaatgataaaaacccataCCACAATGGTTATGAAAGGCTACGACatgaataatgtaaacaattcagATTAGAAAATTAAAgatcttatttataaaaaaataaattaaaaattctgAACGACCAATATGGCAGACATACaaaaacggcaaccactgaactacaggaaCATAAAGAATGTGTCGGGGTTAAAGACGAGCACTTAATTAACCTAGAACAGTGGTGTAGCAGAACattaaaaacataatgccaatttctTGCGTATGCGTTTCAATTAGCTGTTcttctttattttgtctattgttaAAGACTAGATAATGCTTCTAGAtgtcgttttgttttttttttgtcgttgggTTGCTTTCTCATTGACATACACTTACATGCATGTAATTCATTGATACGAATAGCAATGACACACTATTATGCAGATCGACTGAATTAACTTTTAATCGAGataattaaaacattaatatGCAATTGTTTGAAAATGTAGTTGTCGTTAGaatcctacaaaaacaaataatttattatttattatttattgatattggacATCGATTGAAGACGACTGCAATTAATTGGACATCGTTTTGGCAATACATGAAGTCAAATTGGACGccgattagagtatcaaaattTTGGATGTCGATTATAGAAAGTGACGTCAGATTTgtacgtcgatttgaggaacggacgtcgattagagaccggacatcgatctgagtctaacatatatatataatttatagaaaACCGACAAAAAGATGCTCCCCCTAATTTACTCCTCCTGTAAATTGATCAGAAaacttttaaagaatatttaccTACATCTAAAATTTTGTAGCaacataagcaaaaataaatcTTTCACAAGATTTGTGTGAGTTTTTCACAAAACTTTTTTTCTACGGCCAATTTTCCCATGGTTAATTCTTAATAATCGGGAATAAATTTGCAATAGTATGTTatacataaacatattttttgtttgaattcaaGAACAAACAGATGTTCCTCAAAATATGtgattttgtaacaaaaaaatgttttaacaaacaatttttttaaatcgaaagtAAACTCCTTTAACGATTATTATCTTTATACATTCAAACTATGGAACTCGTTTGAGTGACCGTAGAATTCAAATTTGTTGACGGACAGAGTAATTATTATAGAGGTTCGTCAGGGACCACGTAACCTAAGATGTATTGATATTTGATTTGAACCACCCATCGTGCTGAAGCAAACAAATTTATCAAGAAATGATTGATATGTCTTACAGAAAGGGAAGCTTATGAAAATGTTATACCTTGTTCAAACTGGATGAAATGGCGTGCTTCCAAGGAAGGAGTTGTATACATTTTCATCACGTTGTCGTCCATTAGAGCAGTAGCACGAAATAAACTGAAGGCTCCTGGACAACAAAGTACACATCCAAAAACATGTTCTGAAGCTTTTTGTAGCCAATGTCCAACTGCATATTCAAATTGCTGATACCATACAACAGGCCCTACAATACAGAGAAAAAACaatgattaaacaaaaaaacGTAAATCAATAtagatatttgtaattttttacgaACAGCGATTaatcaatattcatgatattcaaaCTTAAATGTATTTGCAAAATATGTTATTCTCAGTTACATTTTCAAACCTATAACCAAAACATTGTGATTTTTTTACAACTCGCAATTCTTCAGATTAGAAACGAAAAATTACAACATCTTCACAACAGAATAAAATAAacagtaccatttttttttgtgcaccagatgcgcatttcgccAATCAATGTCTCATCAGTGAGCCCGAtgccaaaatattaaaaattccaaagattaTTCAATAGATTGAGAGCTATAaaccaaactagaggctctagagagcctgtgtcgctcaccttggtctatgtgaaaattaaacaaaggaagcagatggattcatgacaaaattgtgtgttggtgatggtgatgtgtttgtacatcttactttactgaacattcttgctgcttacaattatctctatttataatgaacttggcccagtagtttcagtggaaaatgttagtaaaaatttacaaattttatgaaaattgtaaaaaattgactataaaggacaataactccttaggggtcaattgaccatttcggtcatttgacttatttgtaaatcttactttgctgaacattattgctgtttacagtttatctttttctataataatattcaagataataaccaataaacagctgcgccatgagcgcatgatacgcccgatgtGTGGTGTGGAAGTTtaatgcaataatcatcaatagtttcCGAGAAAGTTTttagcaataaccatatattggtTTTCAgatacggcgggacatgtgaaaccccaccttctttttatttttacaaaaaactaaatatcactaaaataaaattttgaatcaaaaccaaaaagtatacagatctttagattaatataataaagaagtgtgtaaagtttaaagcaattatcataaattgtttttgaggtacggcgcgacatgtaaaaaaaaaccctccccctttttttacaaaatactcaataactcaaaaataaaattttgaatcatcaccaaaaagtatacagatctttagattgatataacaaagaagtgtgtaaagtgtAAAGCAATAACCATAAGTCATTTtggagatacggtgcgacatgtaaaaaaaaccctccctcttttttataaaatactcaataactcaaaaatgaaattttgaatcatcaccaaaaagtatacagatcttaagattaatataactaagaagtgtgtaaagttttaagcaataatcaaaaatcgtttttgagatacagtgcgacatgtgaaaaaaacaccccctcccctgttttagttacaaagtgccgtaactcaaaaagttttaatttcattttcaccaaaaagtatacagatcatttgaccatcataagataCAACTatattaaaaaatggaaaacaacacgttttataatttattgcgtccgaagcgcttttctggatttaccttcatcaggaacgctcaaagccaaacatttgaaatccgaagatgtataagtaccgaaaatcgttgaagagctataggtcaaaaataccaaaaataaatagccaaattcgtctaaagccaactttgcctgagggagttgaaaccttagtttcataataatttcaaaatttataaacagacaattttagtaaagtttgttaaatcatgtcagtaccgaagcactgactactgagctgatgataccctcggggactgatagtccaccagcagaggtatcgacccagtgatgtaaaaaatggaaaacaacacgttttataatttattgcgtccgaagcgcttttctggatttaccttcatcaggaacgctcaaagccaaacatttgaaatccgaagatgtataagtaccgaaaatcgttgaagagctataggtcaaaaataccaaaaataaatagccaaattcgtctaaagccaactttgcctgagggagttgaaaccttagtttcataataatttcaaaatttataaacagacaattttagtaaagtttgttaaatcatgtcagtaccgaagcactgactactgagctgatgataccctcggggactgatagtccaccagcagaggtatcgacccagtgatgtaaaaaatggaaaacaacacgttttataatttattgcgtccgaagcgcttttctggatttaccttcatcaggaacgctcaaagccaaacatttgaaatccgaagatgtataagtaccgaaaatcgttgaagagctataggtcaaaaataccaaaaataaatagccaaattcgtctaaagccaactttgcctgagggagttgaaaccttagtttcataataatttcaaaatttataaacagacaattttagtaaagtttgttaaatcatgtcagtaccgaagcactgactactgagctgatgataccctcggggactgatagtccaccagcagaggtatcgacccagtgatgtaaaaaatggaaaacaacacgttttataatttattgcgtccgaagcgcttttctggatttaccttcatcaggaacgctcaaagccaaacatttgaaatccgaagatgtataagtaccgaaaatcgttgaagagctataggtcaaaaataccaaaaataaatagccaaattcgtctaaagccaactttgcctgagggagttgaaaccttagtttcataataatttcaaaatttataaacagacaattttagtaaagtttgttaaatcatgtcagtaccgaagcactgactactgagctgatgataccctcggggactgatagtccaccagcagaggtatcgacccagtgatgtaaaaaatggaaaaca
The window above is part of the Mytilus galloprovincialis chromosome 4, xbMytGall1.hap1.1, whole genome shotgun sequence genome. Proteins encoded here:
- the LOC143072295 gene encoding chitin synthase chs-2-like, which codes for MTSVITLIMSSFTLPSILNIIKQIALARNRQKFVLRMLRVIIAVIAVLIQCGVVVCMIVRPNIVFSDANQTQYTIQEKIYLVISLVGISMGYCQNFLNSNLEIEIFNWRKEVDKARSKIDLIMCIIKVGIFLLMVKILLPDIEWTYTEDSANLKDTFLEKCLQILFHHKLMFIYIYCAIFASYESVLACKLDMQRISFFVPLALVPLGCFGAVIGFCYNWPDDSNVFGLAVSCPSVEIDSLSMWIGSSIGLWVSLIFLTWYVLFPQWNGMERDQRLFVLPTRDNFFSSLGLLMKRKDETIETKSNKGQEDEENSFVNEDCKKPERRKKAKPYVYICGTMWHETREEMLQLLKSLFRLDFHRSSRRIAEKYYKVDKDYFEHEIHIVFDDAFETDKKSRQRLPNEWVKKLVECMEEASTSVARGHTTWNINPTKTTTPYGGRLNWTMPGGTEMTIHLKDKDKIRHKKRWSQIMYMYYLLGYKMLGVDKEDSIFSKEKRKRCAYRKKPSMLDQLSKHKLDKAHNSFILALDGDVDFKPEAVQKLIDKMKKNSKVGAVCGRIHPIGSGPVVWYQQFEYAVGHWLQKASEHVFGCVLCCPGAFSLFRATALMDDNVMKMYTTPSLEARHFIQFEQGEDRWLCTLMLQQGWKIDYAASADAKTFAPQTFQEFFVQRRRWAPSTLANIIDLLSSWRVTTKVNDNISTLFVLYQFILLSSSLLGIGTVTLMITGSFNAVLKITMFESFVVAVIPVVVYAFICIKCSNDRQILGAGLLSTVYTLVMVIVTVGLFVNLATEQSYSPNLIFVVEILFIFVFAGIAHPKELMCLVHGLLYYLMVPSTFIILTVYYICNIHIVSWGTREKKTEEDIIDETEPGNSTNSRTPILIRCLQNLGVLALMKEVRGFIQQLLGAKFEQQTDDNKTSSSNLPPMGATSVPRKETRSQEVRQNPDAWQSKEYFGLKEKGIIKEDEIEFWQELLHEYLSPINEDKQKKKEIQKELKYLRNNVAFGILLVNFLFATAIFQLQNNEDQLKSFYILNEYEPFSVTFLVVFALVILLQFIGMLIHRWGTFLHLISRVRLWSFSKAKEDARAEKAIKVAEKMQSADQEFDYLETISLSTISHDSRVKDFDIWEPDCDYPQDDEQTNNEYGRIFRQRFETIRGNKEYRRIFCQNTGAKINHAHNN